Within Elizabethkingia sp. JS20170427COW, the genomic segment TTTTTTTTAACAGAGCTGTTCAGCGAATATTGTTGACAACGGTTTGTTGGATTTTAGCGCACAATCTGCTATACACCTATATCGCTCCGATTTTGAAAGCAAGTAACTTGTCGGAAAAAATTGACTGGATGCTTTTATTATTCGGCATAGCTTCCATTATGGGAATTTGGCTGACGGGATATCTCATTGATAGATATTTAAAAAAAATGGTAATCATCAATCTTGTCCTTTTTTGTTTGGCTGGACTTTTAATGTTGCTCGGAACAGCTCACATTGCTTTCATCATTTGCGGTATCGCTTTATGGGGGTATTCATTTGGCGGTGCGCCTACATTATTACAAAAAGACCTTGCGGATGTAGCAAAAGAGCATGTTGATATAGCGCAGGCAATATTTGTTACTGTATTTAATATAGCCGTTGCAGGTGGAGGTTTATTAGGAGGTGCGTTATTGGAGTATTCTGGAATATCTTATCTCATTATAGGAGCAATTTTGCTATCGATCTTATCATTATCAATTACTGCAAACAAAAGAGGGAATAATTACAGCGCATTCTGATAAGTACTTATCTGTATTATTAAATGTCGGAATTGGGGGTTAGAAAAACTGATTTGATGAAATTTTAAAATGTACAACTACAAAATAGAACTATGGAAATACTGAATAATTTAAATTGGAGATATGCAACAAAGAAATTTGACACAGATAAAAAAATAAGTAAAGAACAGCTCTCCTGCCTGAAAGAAGCCATACGTTTGTCCGCATCATCTTATGGTTTGCAACTGTACAAAGTATTGATAGTATCAGACCCCGAAATAAAAAAGCAATTACAGCAACATTGTTGGCAACAAGACCAAATAGCAGACTGTTCACATCTGTTTATTTTTTGCAGTTACAAGAACTATATTGATAATTATGTAGATGAATATATTGAGCTTATAACTGCGGGAAATGAGCTTGAATACACAGCACTTGAGGGCTATGGCTCTTTTATCAAAGGCAAGGTTTTTGAAAAAACACCTATAGAGCAAAGTGCGTGGCTCGAACGTCAACCCTATTTAGCTGTTTCAAATCTTATAATGGCTTGTGCGGAGCAAAAGATAGACACCTGCCCGATGGAGGGCTTTACTCCGGAAGATATAAACCGATTTTTTAAATTGGACAGTAAAAACCTCCATGCGGTCGTAATGGTAGCCGTTGGGTACAGGTCTGAAGATGATGCCTCCCAATACAGGAAGAAAGTTAGAAAGACAGAAGCTGATTTATTCGAAATTATCGAAGGCTGAAATAGCCGTTTTGTAGCCTCCGTAACAAACAAAATCTATATTTAAAAAGGAATACAGTAGACAAACTAACAAAAATGACGTTTTCATTAAATCATATTATTTCAGATATACAGCGAAAAGAAAATACTATTTCGCTGTCTTCTCCTAATGCGATTGATGAAGCATATCAAATGACAATTTACCTAAAAGAGTATTTATGGTCGATAAGAGAGGATGTTACAGCGCACGGCTTTAAAACCCATTGGGAAGAAATCAATTTCTTTCGCAACATTAAGCCCTATATTCTTTCTAAACTCATTTACCACAATAAGATATTCCGTATGCAGACAGCCTGTCCTGTTGACGGAGGGAAAATGTATGCAAGTTATTTCTCAGAACAATTACGGGAATTAAAACAGGAATACAGAGAGCATATCTATAATTCAGATTTTTACAGATATTATCGTTCAGGAAGAACCGACCGTGATGAAACTTACTTTAGGTTAGGTAACATTAATTTCCACGATGGTCTGAATAGTTTTGTCTTTGAAATTGATCCGCTGTTTTCTACTTATTATGACAACAAAGTAGCTCGGATAATAGCCAACGAGCTACTTTACACCTACATACTTCAGAAAATTAGTGATGATGAAATAACTGGTTCCCTTTCTGCGAGGGATATTTCATCCGATGATATCCAGTGGACGGACACCAAAAATGCTCTAATAGAATTGATTTATGCGCTGCACGCGAACGGTTCACTTTCATACGGAAAAATAAGAATAAGAAAAGTTAGTTTGGTTTTGGAAAAACTGTTTCAAATTACTTTAGGAGATTTGCATAATTCTTTCCACCGAATGAAATACCGAGCTGGCTCCCGAACTGCATTTTTAGAT encodes:
- a CDS encoding RteC domain-containing protein — translated: MTFSLNHIISDIQRKENTISLSSPNAIDEAYQMTIYLKEYLWSIREDVTAHGFKTHWEEINFFRNIKPYILSKLIYHNKIFRMQTACPVDGGKMYASYFSEQLRELKQEYREHIYNSDFYRYYRSGRTDRDETYFRLGNINFHDGLNSFVFEIDPLFSTYYDNKVARIIANELLYTYILQKISDDEITGSLSARDISSDDIQWTDTKNALIELIYALHANGSLSYGKIRIRKVSLVLEKLFQITLGDLHNSFHRMKYRAGSRTAFLDQLKSSLEEYMDKDL
- a CDS encoding NAD(P)H-dependent oxidoreductase, producing the protein MEILNNLNWRYATKKFDTDKKISKEQLSCLKEAIRLSASSYGLQLYKVLIVSDPEIKKQLQQHCWQQDQIADCSHLFIFCSYKNYIDNYVDEYIELITAGNELEYTALEGYGSFIKGKVFEKTPIEQSAWLERQPYLAVSNLIMACAEQKIDTCPMEGFTPEDINRFFKLDSKNLHAVVMVAVGYRSEDDASQYRKKVRKTEADLFEIIEG
- a CDS encoding MFS transporter — its product is MSLILIFWIVAFVQDFSVEKRTKSAPFKEVFFNRAVQRILLTTVCWILAHNLLYTYIAPILKASNLSEKIDWMLLLFGIASIMGIWLTGYLIDRYLKKMVIINLVLFCLAGLLMLLGTAHIAFIICGIALWGYSFGGAPTLLQKDLADVAKEHVDIAQAIFVTVFNIAVAGGGLLGGALLEYSGISYLIIGAILLSILSLSITANKRGNNYSAF